CATCTCCCGTCTGGGCGAGATCAAGCTGGGCGATTTCGGAGTGGCGAGAGCGAAGGTCGGCGGCTCCGGGGCGGAGGTATTGGGCAAGCCCTATTACCTGTCACCGGAGATGCTCGAGGGCCGGGTGTCTCCGGCCGTCGATCTGTGGGCCGCCACCGTGGTCCTCTACGAGCTCCTCACCCTGCAGCGCCCCTTCACCGGTGCGACGCCCGAGGAGGTGTTCGACGCCACCAAGATCGACCCGTGGTTCCTCGACCAGATCCAGCAGATCGCGGACATGAAGGAGCGGATCACGCCGGATCTCCCCGCCGCCACGCTGCGCGAGGCCAAGCGGATGGGCTTCTCCGACGCCCGGATCGCGGAGCTCACGGGAACGCGCGAGGAGGAGGTTCGCGCCCGGCGGAAGCGCGAGGGCATCGTCCCCGTCTACAAGCGGGTCGACACGTGCGCGGCCGAGTTCGTCTCCCACACGCCGTACCTCTACTCCACGTACGAGCAGGAGTCCGAGGCCGACCCGACCTCGCGGAAGAAGGTCATGATCCTCGGGAGCGGCCCCAACCGGATCGGGCAGGGGATCGAGTTCGACTACTGCTGCTGCCACGGCTCCTTCGCCTTCAAGGAGGAGGGGTACGAGACGATCATGGTGAACTGCAATCCCGAGACCGTCTCGACCGACTACGACACCTCGGACCGGCTGTACTTCGAGCCGTTGACGTTCGAGGACGTGATGAACGTGGTGGAGCTGGAGCGCCCGGACGGCGTCGTGATCCAGTTCGGCGGACAAACGCCGCTACGGCTCGCGCTCCCGCTCGCGCGCGCGGGCGTGCCGATCCTCGGGACGAGCCCCGACGCGATCGACCGGGCCGAGGACCGGAAGCGCTTCTCCGCGCTCCTCTCGGAGCTCGGGATCCCGCAGCCCGAGAGCGGCACCGCGACCTCGCTCGACGGGGCCAAGGCGGTGGCGGCGTCGATCGGATATCCGGTCCTGGTCCGGCCCTCCTACGTTCTCGGCGGACGCGCCATGGCGATCGTCTACGACGGGGCGCACCTCGAGGAGTACGTGCGCGAGGCGGTGAAGGCGTCGCCGGAGCACCCCATCCTGATCGACCGGTTCCTGGAGGACGCGTACGAGGTCGACGTGGACGCCGTCGCCGACGGCGAGCGCGTCGTGATCGGGGGGATCCTGGAGCACATCGAGGAGGCGGGGATCCACAGCGGCGATTCGTCGATGGTGCTCCCGACCTTCAAGGTCGGACCCGCGCACCTCGAGAGCATCCGGTCCGCGACCCGCGCGCTCGGCCTCGCGCTCGGCGTGCGCGGCCTCATGAACATCCAGTTCGCGATCAAGCAGGACAAGGTCTACGTCCTCGAGGTGAACCCGCGCGGCTCCCGCACCGTTCCGTTCGTGAGCAAGGCGACCGGCGTGCCGCTCGCCAAGGTCGCCGCGCGGATCATGGCCGGGCGGTCCCTGGCGGAGCAGGGGATCACCGAGGATCTGCGCGTCGACCGGTTCTTCGTGAAGGCCTCCGTCTTCCCGTTCCTCAAGTTCCAGGGCTCCGACATCCTGCTCGGACCGGAGATGAAGTCGACGGGCGAGGTGATGGGGATCTCGCGGAACCTGGGCATCGCGTTCGCGAAGGCGATGGCCTCGGCCGGGAACCGCCTTCCCACGTCGGGAACGGTCTTCATCAGCGTGAACGACTACGACAAGGGGGGCGTGCTGCCCCACGCCCGCGCGCTCGCGGCGATGGGGTTCCACCTCGTGGCGACGCGCGGCACCGCGGAATTCCTCGCGAGGCAGGGCGTCGAGGCCGAGACGATCCACAAGGTGAACGAGGGTCGTCCCCACGTGGTCGACCGGATCAAGAGCCGCGGGATCGACCTCATCATCAACACGCCGCTCGGCGAGGAGTCCTTCTACGACGACGGGGCCATCCGGAAGAACGCGATCCTCTACGGCGTCCTGTGCGTGACCACGCTCACCGCAGCGGCCGCGACCGTGCAGGCGATCCAGGCCCTGAGGGAGAGCGTGCTCGAGGTGACGAGCCTGCAAGAGATCCACGCGCCGGAGGGAACCCTGGCGCCGACGTCTTAGAGCGAGCCATTCAGTCCACTTGCGGTACCGCAAGTGAATCAAGCGACACTCGACAACCCATTGGAATCAGAGCCATGAGTCACTTCAGCTCGAGCGCTCGCCACAGGTACCAGCTCGCCACGCTGCGGTAGGGACGCCAGCGTTCACCGTGCTTCGTCAGCTCCTTCGGGGTCGGAAGCGCGCGCTTCCGGAACGTGCGCTGGAATCCCTTGCGGACTCCGTAGTCGCTGACGGGGAGGACGTCGGGCCGGCCCAAGTGGAAGATGAGGAGCATCTCCACCGTCCAGCGGCCGATCCCGCGCACGGTCGTGATGCGCGTGATGATCTCCTCGTCGTCGAGCCGATGGAGCGCCGCCCACGAGGGGACGACCCCCTCGACGGTCTTCTGCGCCAGGTCCTTGAGCGCGACGGTCTTGGCGCGGGAGAGCCCCGCTTCCCGGAGCCGCTCGTCCGTGGTCGCGAGGACGTCCTCGGGTCGGAGAATGCGGCGGGGATGGTAGATCGCCACCACGCGCCCATGGATCGCGGCGGCGGCCCTGCCCGCGAGCTGCTGGTAGACGATCGACCGCGCGAGGGCCGCGAATGGCGAGCCCGCGCCGTTCGACGAGAGCGTGCACGCGCCGTGCGCGTCGATCACCCTCGCCAGCCGCGGATCGGCGTCCCGGAGCGTGCGTGTCGCGGTCTCGAGATCGAACGGCAGCGGCATCGTCCTCTAGAGGCGTCCCCGTCTCCGGTCCACGCCCTTCACGGCCTTGCGCCTGCGACCGAAGCTGGGGCCGGAGCCGTGACCACCGTGCGACCCGGAGCCGCCCTGTCCGCCGTGACCCTGCCCCTGCCCACCACCCCGTGCGGCGTGCCCCTGACTCCCATGGCCGCGGCCGCCGCCGCCGTGCCCCGCGTGGCCCGACCCGCCGTGTGACTCGCGACCTCCGCGGCCGCCTCGTCCTCCGCCGTGCGGCGCCCGCGCGCTGTTCCCGCCCCGTCCGCTGCCGTGTCCTCGCGCGCCGCCAGCGCTTCGGCCGGCGCGTCCTCCGGCGGAGCCGCCCTCGGCACGATGCATTCCATCCTTCGGCGCCTTCGCCTTGTAATCGAAATCCGGCAGCACGACTCGCGGGATGGAGCGTCCCAGGAACCGCTCGATCGCGAGCACGTCCTTCTGCTCCTCGGGGCTCATCAAGGTGAACGCGTCGCCCACGGCCTCCACCCGGCCCGTGCGGCCGATCCGGTGCACGTAATCCTCGGGCGTGTGGGGCACGTCGTAGTTCACGACGTGCGAGATCCCCTCGACGTCGATCCCGCGCGACGCGATGTCGGTCGCGACGAGGATCTGGATGCGGCCGCGCTTCAGGTCCGCGAGCGCGCGCTCGCGCTGGCTCTGGCTCCGGTTCCCGTGAATGGGAGCGACCGAGAGATTTCGCCGCTGGAGCTGCTTCGCGAGCCGGTCCGCACCGTGCTTCGTGCGCGTGAAGACGATCATGCTGTTCACGTCGGTGCGGGAGAGGATCTCGTCGAGGAGCTCGGTCTTGAGCGCCTTCGGCACCGGATAGATGGCCTGCGTGATGCCGGCGGCCGGACGCGACGGAGGGGCGAGATCGACACGCGCGGGATCACGGAGCGCTTCCTTCGCGACCTTGTTGAGCTCGGGGGGCATCGTCGCGGAGAAGAGTAGCGTCTGCCGCTCCGTGGGAAGGAGGCGCAGGATCCGCCGCAGGTCGGGCGCGAATCCCATGTCGACCATCCGGTCCGCCTCGTCGAGCACGAGCGTCTCGACGTAGTCGAGCCGGAGCGCGAGCCTGCCGTGCAGGTCGAGGAGGCGTCCCGGGGTCGCCACGAGGAGGTCGATGCCGGGACGGAGCATCCTCTCTTGGGGCGGAAGCGGAACGCCGCCATACACCACGCCCACCCGGAGCGGGGTGAACCGAGCGTAGTCCCTGGCGTTCGTCTCGACCTGGGCCGCGAGCTCCCGGGTCGGCGTGAGCACGAGGGCGCGGAGGTGCTTCGCCGATCCCTCGAGGAGCCGGGTGAGGATCGGGAGGATGAACGCGGCGGTCTTGCCGGTCCCGGTCTGAGCGGCACCGATCACGTCCCTTCCTTCCAGGACGAGCGGAATCGCTTTCCTCTGTATGGGTGTGGGATCGGTGTACCCTGCGGCGCGGACGCCTTTCAGGATGGGAGCCGGAAGTCCCAGGGCTGCAAACGGCACGATACCTCCTGTCGTGATGACGAGTTCCGCCGGCCGGTGGCCGCGGGATGTCCGCGCTTCCAGACGGTGGCGGACCCCACAGCGTACCTCGTGCGAGGTCCGGCTACAATATCGACGACGCGGGACACCTGTCATTGGACTTTGCGTTGACGATGGCTCGATCTCCGCCCTAGCATCCGCCCGCGTCGCTCGTTCCGGTATCACAAGCCGGTGAACCCGCTGCACCTCACCGAGGAGGAACCCCAACCTCTCCTCAACCAAACTCCGCGTCCTCAGACCCCGTTCTCGAAGCGGTTCGCGTCCCATGCCCCCTGCGCTCGTGCTTGCGGCACGTGTGCCCGGTCCCTAGGAGGTTTCGGCATGTCCCCCTGTCCGCGAGTTGCTCGCTTCGCCCGCTGCATCCTTGCGCTCACCCTCGTGCTCTTCGGAGCGGTCCCCGCGAGCGCCCAGTCGTTCCGCGCACCCGCTCACGCAGGAGGCCGGCACGTTCCGGGGGAGATCCTCGTCAAGTTCAAGCCGGGCTCCCGGGCCTCGGACCGCGCCGCGGTGCGCGCGAGCGTGAACGCGCGCCCCATCCGCGACTTCGACTTCATCAAGGTGGAGCATCTGGAAGTCCGCGGCCAGTCGGCCGAGCAGGCGGTGGCGCGTCTCCGGAACAACCCCCATGTCGAGTACGTCGAGCTCAACTACGAGCTCTACGCGGACGTGATCCCCAATGATCCGCGGTTCCCGGACCTCTACGGCATGCGGAACACGGGTCAGACGGGCGGGACGGCGGGAGCGGACATCAAGGCGGTTCTGGCGTGGGATCAGTTCACGGGCGATCCGAACATCAAGATCGGCGTCATCGACACGGGTGTCGACTACAACCATCCGGATCTCGCGGCGAACGTCTGGACCAATCCGGGCGAGATCCCCGGCAACAGCATCGATGACGATGGGAACGGCTACGTCGACGACATCCACGGATACGACACCGTGAACAACGACGGGGATCCCATGGACGACAACGGCCACGGGAGCCACTGCTCGGGAACGATCGCGGGCGTGGGAAACAACAACGTCGGCGTCGTGGGGGTGAACTGGAACGCGAAGATCGTCGGGATCAAGTTCCTGAGCGCGGGCGGCAGCGGATCGACGGCCGGGGCGATTGCCGGCGTGAACTACGCGATCGCCGTCGGCGTGAAGCTGACCAGCAATTCCTGGGGCGGTGGCGGCTTCTCGCAGGCGCTCCTCGACGCGATCAACGCGGCGGGCGCCCAGGGCCAGCTCTTCATCGCCGCGGCGGGCAACAGCACCGCGAACACGGATGTCTCCCCGCACTATCCCTCGTCCTACGCGTCCCCGTACATCATCGCGGTGGCCGCCACGGACCACAACGACAACCTGGCATCCTTCTCGAATTACGGCGCAACGACCGTCGATCTCGCGGCTCCCGGAGTCGCGATCGTCTCGACCACGCCGGGCAACACCTATCAGTCGTTCTCCGGCACCTCGATGGCGACGCCGCACGTCGCGGGGGTCGCGGCGCTGGCGATGGGCCGGTTCCCGGCTGTTCCCGCGCTCCAGATCAAGAACCTGATCCTCAATGCGGCCGACCCCAAGCCGCAGCTCGCGGGAAAGGTCCTCACCGGGGCGCGCCTGAACGCGTTCATGACGATCGCCGAGCCCGACGACGTGGCGCCCGGCTCGATCGCCGATCTCGCGACCGCCGACGCGGGTTCGAACACCATGCGTCTCACGTGGACGGCCACCGGGGATGACGGGAACACGGGCCGGGCCACGAGCTATCAGATCCGGTACAGCACGTCGCCGATCACGGACGCGAACTTCGGGAGCGCGACGCTCGTTCCGGGCCCCGATCCGCGCACGGCCGGAACGCCGGAGAGCTTCGACGTGGCCGGGCTCTCCTTCTCGACTCCCTACTACTTCGCCATCAAGGCCT
The DNA window shown above is from Candidatus Eisenbacteria bacterium and carries:
- the carB gene encoding carbamoyl-phosphate synthase large subunit; translation: ISRLGEIKLGDFGVARAKVGGSGAEVLGKPYYLSPEMLEGRVSPAVDLWAATVVLYELLTLQRPFTGATPEEVFDATKIDPWFLDQIQQIADMKERITPDLPAATLREAKRMGFSDARIAELTGTREEEVRARRKREGIVPVYKRVDTCAAEFVSHTPYLYSTYEQESEADPTSRKKVMILGSGPNRIGQGIEFDYCCCHGSFAFKEEGYETIMVNCNPETVSTDYDTSDRLYFEPLTFEDVMNVVELERPDGVVIQFGGQTPLRLALPLARAGVPILGTSPDAIDRAEDRKRFSALLSELGIPQPESGTATSLDGAKAVAASIGYPVLVRPSYVLGGRAMAIVYDGAHLEEYVREAVKASPEHPILIDRFLEDAYEVDVDAVADGERVVIGGILEHIEEAGIHSGDSSMVLPTFKVGPAHLESIRSATRALGLALGVRGLMNIQFAIKQDKVYVLEVNPRGSRTVPFVSKATGVPLAKVAARIMAGRSLAEQGITEDLRVDRFFVKASVFPFLKFQGSDILLGPEMKSTGEVMGISRNLGIAFAKAMASAGNRLPTSGTVFISVNDYDKGGVLPHARALAAMGFHLVATRGTAEFLARQGVEAETIHKVNEGRPHVVDRIKSRGIDLIINTPLGEESFYDDGAIRKNAILYGVLCVTTLTAAAATVQAIQALRESVLEVTSLQEIHAPEGTLAPTS
- a CDS encoding DNA-3-methyladenine glycosylase 2 family protein, coding for MPLPFDLETATRTLRDADPRLARVIDAHGACTLSSNGAGSPFAALARSIVYQQLAGRAAAAIHGRVVAIYHPRRILRPEDVLATTDERLREAGLSRAKTVALKDLAQKTVEGVVPSWAALHRLDDEEIITRITTVRGIGRWTVEMLLIFHLGRPDVLPVSDYGVRKGFQRTFRKRALPTPKELTKHGERWRPYRSVASWYLWRALELK
- a CDS encoding DEAD/DEAH box helicase, translated to MPFAALGLPAPILKGVRAAGYTDPTPIQRKAIPLVLEGRDVIGAAQTGTGKTAAFILPILTRLLEGSAKHLRALVLTPTRELAAQVETNARDYARFTPLRVGVVYGGVPLPPQERMLRPGIDLLVATPGRLLDLHGRLALRLDYVETLVLDEADRMVDMGFAPDLRRILRLLPTERQTLLFSATMPPELNKVAKEALRDPARVDLAPPSRPAAGITQAIYPVPKALKTELLDEILSRTDVNSMIVFTRTKHGADRLAKQLQRRNLSVAPIHGNRSQSQRERALADLKRGRIQILVATDIASRGIDVEGISHVVNYDVPHTPEDYVHRIGRTGRVEAVGDAFTLMSPEEQKDVLAIERFLGRSIPRVVLPDFDYKAKAPKDGMHRAEGGSAGGRAGRSAGGARGHGSGRGGNSARAPHGGGRGGRGGRESHGGSGHAGHGGGGRGHGSQGHAARGGGQGQGHGGQGGSGSHGGHGSGPSFGRRRKAVKGVDRRRGRL